Proteins from a single region of Abyssalbus ytuae:
- the gpmI gene encoding 2,3-bisphosphoglycerate-independent phosphoglycerate mutase, with the protein MNKKVLLMILDGWGKSPDPKVSAIDNANTPFIDSLYKKYPNASLLTDGMNVGLPEGQMGNSEVGHMNLGAGRIVYQDLAKINMAVKNESLSGEKVLKDAFNYARQNNKDLHFLGLLSNGGVHSHIDHLSGLVDASDNFGLKNVFIHAFTDGRDVDPKSGKGFVKQLNDHLEGSNVKLASIIGRYYAMDRDKRWERVKLAYDLMVNGEGKPTKNFEEAIEESYNEGVTDEFIKPIVGVNENGAPIAKIKDGDVVVFFNFRTDRGRQLTQALSQQDFHEQNMHKLNLYYVTMTNYDDSFKGVHVIYDKENIKDTLGEVLARAGKKQIRIAETEKYPHVTFFFNGGREEPFEGEKRILCPSPKVATYDLQPEMSAYDIRDAIIPELEKREADFICLNFANPDMVGHTGIMEAAIKACEAVDDCAKSVVTTALNNGYTSIVIADHGNCDTMINPDGSPNTAHTTNPVPVILVDNDITAIKDGILGDIAPTVLKLIGIGQPEVMTQKPLV; encoded by the coding sequence ATGAATAAAAAAGTTTTATTAATGATTTTAGATGGTTGGGGTAAATCACCCGACCCTAAAGTGTCAGCAATTGACAATGCCAATACTCCTTTTATCGATTCACTTTACAAAAAATATCCAAATGCCAGTTTACTAACGGATGGGATGAATGTAGGCCTGCCGGAAGGGCAAATGGGGAATAGTGAAGTAGGACATATGAATTTGGGCGCAGGCAGAATTGTATATCAGGATTTGGCTAAAATTAACATGGCAGTAAAAAACGAATCTTTGTCCGGGGAGAAGGTTTTAAAAGATGCTTTTAATTATGCCCGGCAAAATAACAAAGATTTACATTTTTTAGGATTATTAAGCAACGGTGGCGTTCATTCTCATATTGATCATTTGTCAGGATTAGTAGATGCTTCGGATAATTTCGGATTAAAAAATGTTTTTATTCATGCATTTACTGATGGTCGTGATGTTGATCCGAAAAGTGGAAAAGGTTTTGTAAAACAACTTAATGATCATTTAGAGGGAAGTAATGTTAAGCTTGCATCAATTATAGGGAGGTATTATGCAATGGACAGGGATAAAAGATGGGAAAGGGTAAAACTGGCCTATGATCTAATGGTAAATGGAGAAGGCAAACCAACAAAGAACTTTGAAGAAGCTATTGAGGAAAGTTATAATGAAGGTGTTACCGATGAATTTATTAAACCTATTGTGGGAGTAAATGAAAACGGAGCACCTATAGCAAAAATAAAAGACGGAGATGTTGTTGTTTTTTTCAACTTCAGAACAGACAGGGGCAGACAGCTTACCCAGGCTCTGTCACAACAGGATTTTCATGAACAAAATATGCACAAACTTAATTTGTATTATGTAACCATGACAAATTATGATGATTCATTTAAGGGGGTTCATGTAATCTATGATAAAGAAAATATTAAAGACACTTTAGGTGAAGTACTGGCCAGGGCAGGAAAAAAACAGATCCGTATAGCCGAAACAGAAAAATATCCACATGTAACTTTCTTTTTTAACGGAGGAAGGGAAGAACCCTTTGAAGGGGAAAAAAGAATTCTTTGTCCTTCGCCAAAGGTTGCTACGTACGATTTACAACCCGAAATGAGTGCCTACGATATAAGGGATGCAATTATTCCGGAGCTGGAGAAAAGAGAAGCAGACTTTATTTGCTTAAATTTTGCAAATCCGGATATGGTTGGTCATACGGGCATTATGGAAGCTGCAATTAAGGCCTGTGAAGCTGTTGATGATTGTGCAAAAAGTGTAGTAACAACAGCATTAAATAACGGGTATACTTCTATAGTAATTGCCGATCATGGTAATTGTGATACTATGATTAATCCTGACGGATCACCAAATACGGCACATACTACCAATCCGGTTCCGGTAATTCTGGTAGATAATGATATTACTGCTATTAAAGATGGAATACTTGGCGATATTGCTCCTACTGTATTAAAACTAATAGGAATAGGACAGCCCGAAGTAATGACACAAAAGCCATTGGTATAA